A stretch of the Methylacidiphilum caldifontis genome encodes the following:
- a CDS encoding tetratricopeptide repeat protein — translation MKLFWLFKDWFLFLLFYLTPLVYCFSLLRAEESSFDADFWTSRIVDFSVVDSNGSSQWIRGIILSADGKVLTLSNVFYGKTVKETKRWDFRPVQYLGWILREPEKDLLLVQVEGKSFSALRIVSKDSWPQGAGLEFFIPLPTPEEPRKIGKYKLKELPETDSQHLYFSGETAGVLLGSPVINEKDQTIGIVDGIDPQKELVRARLLSAPLEILDKADRLMEYAFWKENLDAIKQKGEQDPRLASSPYWINLWQSVQRSDIEKNADLLIQVFPKSDVAWASAAANYLRISLLDKADFAIRKATSLNETDYHYPILFAQIMISRKEWNPAIDALLKAREDGALSKEIAYPLGICLNQIGQFERAVEELKSYVESRPRHVSAWLLMGEIFQKMQNWDKSVGAFMKAARLNPQSIRAWVGIAESYLALAKWEQASEAYTELSLLEPKNPSIWYNLGLVLLKMEQEKFARACFLRVVQLNPKDRDGWFNFGVLSQKVGERLVALDAYKKTIQIDPRFGMGWFNLGCLCQELHLFPEAIDAWHRAEENLPGDIRPLINLVFLENQLHDFNERDKDLTKIENLNPQLAHQIKYKIANSAH, via the coding sequence GTGAAACTTTTTTGGCTGTTTAAAGATTGGTTTCTCTTTTTACTTTTTTATTTAACTCCGTTAGTTTATTGCTTTTCTTTATTAAGAGCCGAAGAATCGAGTTTCGATGCCGATTTTTGGACCTCAAGAATTGTTGATTTTTCTGTCGTCGATTCTAATGGCTCTTCACAATGGATTAGAGGAATAATCTTATCGGCAGACGGCAAGGTTTTAACCTTATCCAATGTGTTCTATGGGAAAACGGTTAAAGAAACAAAGCGATGGGATTTTCGGCCGGTTCAGTACTTGGGTTGGATATTAAGAGAACCTGAAAAAGATTTGCTTTTGGTCCAGGTGGAAGGCAAATCTTTTTCTGCCTTGAGAATCGTTTCAAAGGATAGTTGGCCTCAAGGAGCAGGGCTTGAGTTTTTCATTCCTCTTCCAACACCTGAGGAACCAAGGAAAATAGGTAAATACAAACTTAAAGAACTGCCGGAAACGGATAGTCAACATCTGTATTTTTCTGGGGAGACAGCTGGAGTATTACTAGGCAGTCCAGTAATCAACGAAAAAGATCAAACGATTGGCATAGTGGATGGAATTGACCCTCAAAAGGAGTTGGTTAGAGCAAGGTTATTAAGTGCTCCGTTAGAAATCTTGGATAAAGCGGATAGACTCATGGAATATGCGTTTTGGAAGGAAAACCTGGATGCGATCAAGCAGAAGGGAGAACAGGATCCTAGGCTTGCTTCTTCACCTTATTGGATCAATTTGTGGCAAAGTGTTCAGAGAAGCGATATCGAAAAGAATGCTGATCTACTCATCCAAGTGTTTCCTAAATCTGACGTTGCCTGGGCGTCGGCTGCAGCAAACTATTTAAGAATTTCTCTGTTGGATAAAGCGGATTTTGCGATTAGGAAAGCAACTTCCTTAAATGAAACAGATTATCATTATCCTATTTTGTTTGCCCAGATCATGATCTCCCGTAAAGAATGGAACCCGGCGATAGACGCCTTACTTAAGGCAAGGGAAGATGGAGCTCTTTCCAAGGAGATCGCTTATCCTCTAGGGATCTGTTTAAATCAAATCGGTCAATTCGAAAGAGCCGTTGAAGAACTCAAAAGCTATGTAGAATCTCGACCTAGGCATGTCAGTGCCTGGCTGCTTATGGGAGAAATTTTCCAGAAAATGCAAAATTGGGATAAGTCAGTCGGCGCTTTTATGAAAGCGGCAAGGTTAAACCCTCAATCTATACGTGCGTGGGTAGGGATAGCCGAATCTTACTTGGCTCTAGCTAAATGGGAACAAGCCTCGGAGGCTTATACAGAGTTGAGCCTTCTTGAGCCCAAGAATCCTTCTATATGGTATAACTTGGGGCTGGTGTTATTGAAAATGGAACAGGAAAAGTTTGCTCGGGCTTGTTTTTTGCGAGTCGTCCAACTCAATCCCAAGGATCGAGATGGGTGGTTCAATTTTGGGGTATTAAGCCAGAAGGTGGGTGAAAGATTGGTTGCCCTGGATGCGTATAAAAAAACGATCCAGATAGATCCCCGTTTCGGGATGGGTTGGTTTAATTTAGGCTGTCTTTGTCAAGAACTTCACCTGTTCCCTGAAGCGATTGATGCATGGCACAGGGCTGAGGAAAATCTTCCAGGTGATATTAGGCCACTGATTAATCTCGTTTTCCTAGAAAACCAACTCCATGATTTCAATGAGAGGGATAAAGATTTAACTAAAATTGAAAACCTTAATCCTCAACTTGCCCATCAGATCAAGTACAAGATCGCAAACTCAGCCCACTAA
- a CDS encoding OmpA family protein — MKTEPFPSLSIVLDRKTLTLAIVISILLHLGFIVTVGPIRIKNISLPSTAKKFNRRLDLKRAELPASIFQARADTKSPSVTPIPALEAPKQIKAINPLVQDVTQANPVRIPMPSVVPGGAPEVAVLSPTPPTELSPYEEDTKSQLQSMISHMIVGPSSPGVPNTNNILPSGLGHDPIPGASAPGQAGTHPTGTSGGEGIPGVDDIQTQFKAAANFDPRVPQPVVLRLPSDILFDFDSANIKPTAEPLLFQVLEILKKYNRADVEIGGHTDTFGDEMYNLQLSEQRAFAVQQWLEAHLPRGMYNFHATGYGKSHPVVNPRGSIEEQARNRRVEIVIRALVDE; from the coding sequence ATGAAAACTGAACCTTTCCCTTCACTTTCCATAGTTCTGGATCGGAAAACACTTACCCTAGCAATTGTCATTTCGATCCTTCTTCATTTGGGTTTTATTGTGACAGTTGGTCCTATCCGCATCAAAAACATCTCTTTGCCTTCCACAGCCAAAAAATTTAACCGCAGACTAGATTTAAAAAGAGCTGAGCTACCTGCTTCGATTTTTCAGGCTCGGGCTGATACCAAAAGTCCGTCGGTAACTCCAATCCCAGCCCTTGAAGCTCCAAAACAGATCAAAGCCATCAATCCTTTGGTTCAAGACGTAACTCAAGCTAACCCGGTGAGGATTCCCATGCCTTCTGTGGTACCGGGAGGAGCTCCTGAAGTTGCGGTACTGTCTCCTACTCCTCCTACTGAACTTAGTCCTTATGAAGAAGATACTAAGTCTCAGCTCCAATCCATGATTTCGCACATGATCGTCGGGCCTTCCTCTCCGGGCGTGCCGAATACGAACAATATTCTGCCTTCGGGTCTTGGTCATGATCCTATCCCTGGAGCGAGTGCACCTGGCCAAGCGGGAACCCATCCTACCGGAACGAGTGGGGGAGAAGGCATTCCTGGAGTAGATGATATTCAAACCCAATTTAAAGCAGCAGCTAATTTTGATCCCAGGGTTCCACAACCTGTCGTTTTGCGTCTTCCTAGTGATATCCTTTTTGACTTTGATTCAGCCAACATTAAACCAACTGCTGAACCTCTCCTTTTCCAGGTGCTCGAAATATTAAAAAAATACAACCGGGCTGATGTTGAAATTGGAGGGCATACGGATACTTTCGGCGATGAGATGTATAATTTGCAACTGAGTGAACAGAGAGCTTTTGCCGTTCAGCAATGGTTAGAAGCTCATCTTCCTCGGGGCATGTATAACTTTCATGCGACCGGTTATGGGAAAAGTCATCCTGTTGTTAATCCTCGAGGTTCAATCGAAGAGCAGGCTAGGAACCGTAGAGTAGAAATAGTAATTCGAGCCCTAGTCGATGAATGA